One Rhodoluna sp. KAS3 DNA window includes the following coding sequences:
- a CDS encoding Rieske 2Fe-2S domain-containing protein: MTDKSVKHEKAAARQVAALFFTSIVGSAFAVYAYFAFPITEELGTVRLNTLLLGLGITLGLLGIGIGAVHWAKTLMPDAEVSEERHIARGSEEVRARAVEIIKLADSESGFSRRKLIRRSLYGALALFPLPAIMIFGDLGPNPGDTLRHTMWKKGTRLAKDPSGLPIKASDVTIGSVFHVIPEGLSELEHHKLEEKAKAAVLLVRLDPADIKESEERKSWSYDGIVAYSKICTHVGCPVALYEQHTHHLLCPCHQSTFDVTDACKVVFGPASRPLPQLPITVDAEGYLIAQSDFTEPVGPSFWER; this comes from the coding sequence ATGACAGACAAGAGCGTGAAGCACGAGAAGGCAGCTGCTCGTCAGGTTGCTGCTCTGTTCTTCACTTCTATCGTCGGTAGCGCATTTGCGGTTTACGCGTACTTTGCATTCCCTATCACCGAAGAACTTGGCACCGTTCGCCTGAACACTCTCCTACTAGGTCTCGGCATCACCCTTGGCCTCTTGGGCATTGGAATCGGTGCTGTGCACTGGGCCAAGACCCTGATGCCTGATGCTGAAGTATCAGAGGAGCGCCACATTGCTCGTGGTTCAGAGGAAGTTCGCGCCCGTGCAGTTGAAATCATCAAGCTTGCCGACTCTGAGTCTGGTTTTAGCCGTCGCAAGCTTATTCGTCGCTCACTTTACGGCGCATTGGCTTTGTTCCCGCTGCCAGCAATCATGATTTTCGGCGACTTGGGACCTAACCCTGGCGACACCCTTCGCCACACCATGTGGAAGAAGGGCACTCGCTTGGCTAAGGACCCAAGCGGTCTGCCGATCAAGGCTTCAGACGTAACCATTGGTTCTGTTTTCCACGTAATTCCTGAGGGCCTCAGCGAGCTAGAGCACCACAAGCTCGAAGAGAAGGCTAAGGCAGCCGTTCTTTTGGTTCGCCTTGACCCTGCCGACATCAAAGAATCTGAGGAGCGCAAGAGCTGGTCATACGACGGCATCGTTGCTTACTCAAAGATCTGTACCCACGTAGGTTGCCCAGTTGCACTCTACGAGCAGCACACTCACCACCTGCTTTGCCCTTGCCACCAGTCGACATTCGATGTCACTGATGCCTGCAAGGTGGTTTTCGGGCCTGCATCACGCCCATTGCCACAGCTACCAATCACCGTTGACGCCGAAGGTTACCTGATCGCTCAGAGCGACTTCACCGAACCTGTTGGCCCTAGCTTCTGGGAGCGCTAA
- the coxB gene encoding cytochrome c oxidase subunit II, with product MLKKRAIKWAALPTAASLMLLLSGCTPQEFQRGLLPGETGVTNHTERIVGLWTTSWIVLWIVGGIAWALMFWAIIVYRRRKGDTAPPSQLRYNNPIETMFTVVPLIITIGFFAFTARDMAAIEAPVANPDVEIEVIGKQWSWDFNYVDGNVYDSGVQSDFDGEEGAEAKLPTLYLPVNKSVKIDLSARDVIHSFWVIDFLYKKDMFPGRTNTMYFTPQVEGTYQGKCAELCGEYHSLMLFNVKVVSQAEYDAHLADLAAAGNVGQLDETYDRNQNLPGDNPEIRG from the coding sequence GTGCTAAAAAAGCGTGCAATTAAGTGGGCAGCCTTGCCTACTGCAGCATCATTGATGTTGCTCCTCAGTGGCTGTACTCCTCAGGAGTTCCAGCGTGGTTTGCTGCCGGGTGAAACCGGTGTAACCAACCACACCGAGCGCATTGTTGGTCTCTGGACCACATCATGGATTGTCCTATGGATCGTCGGTGGTATTGCTTGGGCTCTGATGTTCTGGGCAATCATCGTCTACCGTCGCCGCAAGGGAGACACCGCACCACCTTCGCAGCTTCGTTACAACAACCCGATTGAGACCATGTTCACCGTGGTCCCGCTAATCATCACCATCGGATTCTTCGCCTTCACTGCCCGCGACATGGCAGCCATCGAGGCACCGGTTGCAAACCCGGACGTAGAAATCGAAGTTATCGGTAAGCAGTGGAGCTGGGACTTCAACTACGTTGACGGCAACGTTTACGACTCTGGTGTTCAGTCTGACTTTGATGGCGAAGAGGGTGCTGAAGCAAAGCTTCCAACCTTGTACCTGCCAGTCAACAAGTCAGTCAAGATTGACCTTTCTGCTCGCGACGTAATCCACTCTTTCTGGGTAATCGACTTCCTTTACAAGAAGGACATGTTCCCGGGTCGCACCAACACCATGTACTTCACCCCTCAGGTTGAGGGAACCTACCAGGGTAAGTGTGCTGAGCTCTGTGGTGAGTACCACTCATTGATGTTGTTCAACGTCAAGGTTGTCTCACAGGCCGAGTATGACGCTCACCTTGCTGACCTAGCTGCAGCCGGCAATGTCGGTCAGCTGGATGAAACCTACGACCGCAACCAGAACCTTCCTGGCGACAACCCAGAGATCAGAGGATAA
- a CDS encoding cytochrome c, which produces MKNKGSRRSPFAAVLVMAAGLALTGGGYAAATAAVEQVKPASAVASAAQVEEGRKLFLANCASCHGKAAEGSAAGPSLIGVGAASVDFQVGTGRMPGQASGPQLQAKKVQFTQEQIDSLAAYVASLAPGPAVPTEEMLAADGDATRGGELFRINCAMCHNAVGAGGALTEGKFAPSLTGVESKHIYEAMVTGPQNMPVFNDANLTPEDKKDIITYLKYVEENPSAGGYELANLGPVVEGLFAWVFVLGLIIAITIWLGAKSN; this is translated from the coding sequence ATGAAAAACAAGGGCTCGCGACGCAGCCCATTTGCTGCTGTTCTAGTAATGGCAGCTGGTCTTGCGCTAACCGGTGGTGGCTACGCAGCTGCTACAGCCGCGGTCGAGCAGGTCAAGCCAGCATCAGCAGTGGCCAGCGCCGCTCAGGTCGAAGAAGGCCGCAAGCTCTTTTTGGCTAACTGTGCCAGCTGTCACGGAAAGGCTGCCGAAGGTTCAGCAGCTGGACCAAGCCTGATTGGCGTTGGAGCAGCTTCAGTCGACTTCCAGGTTGGAACCGGTCGTATGCCTGGTCAGGCTTCAGGACCTCAGCTTCAGGCCAAGAAGGTTCAGTTCACCCAGGAGCAGATCGATTCACTGGCTGCCTACGTAGCCTCACTTGCACCTGGTCCTGCTGTTCCAACCGAAGAAATGCTTGCCGCAGACGGCGATGCAACTCGCGGTGGCGAGCTGTTCCGCATCAACTGTGCGATGTGTCACAACGCAGTTGGTGCCGGTGGAGCACTAACCGAGGGAAAGTTTGCACCTTCACTAACCGGTGTTGAGTCAAAGCACATCTACGAGGCCATGGTTACCGGCCCACAGAACATGCCGGTCTTCAATGACGCAAACCTGACTCCAGAAGACAAAAAAGACATCATCACTTACTTGAAGTACGTGGAAGAAAACCCATCAGCCGGTGGTTATGAACTAGCGAACCTTGGTCCTGTTGTTGAGGGTCTGTTTGCTTGGGTATTTGTTTTGGGTCTGATTATCGCCATCACCATTTGGCTTGGCGCTAAGTCAAACTAA
- the erpA gene encoding iron-sulfur cluster insertion protein ErpA, which yields MTQTLETGVTLTEQAQDKVRTLISAEGRDDLRLRVAVQPGGCSGLIYQLYFDEQLAEGDVVSEFNGVEVVVDKMSVPYLDGASIDFEDTIQKQGFTIDNPNAAGSCACGDSFN from the coding sequence ATGACTCAGACTCTAGAAACCGGCGTAACTCTTACCGAGCAGGCTCAGGACAAGGTTCGCACTCTCATTTCTGCTGAGGGTCGCGACGACCTGCGTTTGCGCGTAGCAGTCCAGCCTGGAGGTTGTTCAGGACTTATTTACCAGCTTTACTTTGACGAGCAGTTGGCCGAGGGTGACGTCGTATCAGAGTTCAACGGCGTTGAGGTTGTAGTAGACAAAATGAGTGTTCCTTACCTCGACGGAGCTTCTATTGACTTCGAAGACACCATCCAGAAGCAGGGTTTCACCATCGACAACCCAAATGCAGCTGGTTCATGTGCCTGCGGCGATTCATTCAACTAG
- a CDS encoding cytochrome bc complex cytochrome b subunit, whose amino-acid sequence MSNAVAAPKKGGFLAGTANYLDERVGVAGILKEFGRKVFPDHWSFMLGEVALYSFLVLLLSGTFLTFFFQPAMTPVIYDGVYGPLKGAEMSIAYASTLDISFEVRGGLLMRQVHHWSALLFVAAAGLHMLRVFFTGAFRKPREINWVVGFVLFVLGMAGGFTGYSLPDDLLSGNGLRIIDGMIKGLPVIGAYTSSLLFGGEFPGEEIIARLYGLHILLVPALILVFIVIHLFMVVIHKHTHYSGPGRKDSNVVGYPLMPVYVAKAGGFFFIVFGVIMLISATFTINPVWNFGAYDPSPVSAGTQPDWYIGWLDGALRLAPTGLEFIIGGNTWALNILLPMIVGVGFLIVVAIYPFIEAWVTGDKREHHVLDRPRNAPTRTAIGAAGVVFYAVLWAGAATDLIATNFKMSLNQVLTSMQILLIVGPILAYIITKRTCLSLQRKDREIVLHGRETGRIVRLPHGEYIEVHEPLDEFEQWKLVDFKDYAPTLARPNAAGKITIGARIRAGLSRFYFEDRIAPVTQSELDAAHHDHAPAVEEKPKKAVAAKKTPAKK is encoded by the coding sequence ATGAGTAACGCAGTTGCAGCACCTAAAAAGGGTGGATTTCTTGCGGGCACCGCTAACTACCTAGACGAACGCGTCGGCGTAGCAGGCATCCTGAAGGAATTCGGCCGCAAAGTTTTCCCTGACCACTGGTCGTTCATGCTGGGTGAAGTCGCCCTATACAGCTTCCTCGTGTTGCTGTTGTCAGGTACTTTCTTGACCTTCTTCTTCCAGCCGGCGATGACTCCGGTTATTTACGACGGTGTCTACGGGCCACTTAAGGGCGCCGAGATGTCGATCGCTTATGCATCGACCTTGGACATCTCATTTGAGGTTCGCGGCGGTCTATTGATGCGCCAGGTTCACCACTGGTCAGCACTGCTATTCGTAGCTGCTGCCGGTCTACACATGCTTCGCGTATTCTTCACCGGTGCATTCCGCAAGCCTCGAGAAATCAACTGGGTAGTCGGTTTCGTACTCTTCGTTTTGGGTATGGCCGGTGGATTCACCGGATACTCACTTCCTGATGACCTTCTATCAGGTAACGGTCTTCGCATCATCGATGGAATGATCAAGGGCCTACCGGTCATTGGCGCCTACACATCATCACTACTATTCGGTGGCGAGTTCCCAGGCGAAGAAATCATCGCGCGCCTCTACGGTCTGCACATTCTTCTCGTTCCAGCACTGATCTTGGTGTTCATCGTGATTCACCTCTTCATGGTGGTTATTCACAAGCACACCCACTACTCAGGCCCTGGACGCAAGGACTCCAACGTTGTTGGTTACCCGCTAATGCCTGTATACGTGGCTAAGGCTGGTGGTTTCTTCTTCATCGTGTTCGGTGTAATCATGCTGATCTCAGCGACCTTCACCATCAACCCAGTTTGGAACTTCGGTGCCTACGACCCATCTCCAGTTTCAGCTGGTACTCAGCCTGACTGGTACATTGGTTGGTTGGATGGCGCTCTGCGCTTGGCCCCTACCGGTCTTGAGTTCATCATTGGTGGAAACACCTGGGCACTCAACATCCTGCTTCCTATGATCGTGGGCGTTGGCTTCTTGATTGTTGTAGCCATCTACCCATTCATCGAAGCTTGGGTCACCGGCGACAAGCGTGAACACCACGTCCTTGACCGCCCACGCAACGCGCCAACCCGCACTGCTATTGGTGCCGCTGGTGTGGTCTTCTACGCAGTCCTTTGGGCCGGCGCAGCAACCGACTTAATTGCAACCAACTTTAAGATGTCACTAAACCAGGTCCTGACCTCGATGCAGATCCTGCTCATCGTTGGCCCAATCTTGGCTTACATCATCACTAAGCGCACCTGTCTATCGCTCCAGCGTAAGGACCGCGAGATTGTCCTTCACGGTCGCGAAACCGGACGCATCGTGCGCTTGCCACACGGCGAGTACATTGAGGTTCACGAGCCTCTAGACGAGTTTGAGCAGTGGAAGCTGGTCGACTTCAAGGACTACGCTCCAACCTTGGCCCGCCCGAACGCTGCCGGAAAGATCACCATCGGTGCTCGAATCCGTGCAGGTCTGTCACGCTTCTACTTCGAGGACCGCATTGCGCCGGTAACTCAGAGTGAGCTTGACGCAGCACACCACGACCACGCTCCTGCGGTTGAGGAAAAGCCTAAGAAGGCCGTAGCTGCCAAGAAGACCCCAGCCAAGAAGTAA
- a CDS encoding cytochrome c oxidase subunit 4: MKFNGNLFWFLTVFYFVDAIGYAIWWYNTNGGYEPIGTAAIAMLGFMSAFLAFYIKKTHKVQGPVPEDRLDANIEDGDSEIGYFAPWSWWPLFLGLFASMAFAALAVGWWLFFIAFPLCLVAIIGFVFERSRGLNAH, translated from the coding sequence ATGAAGTTCAACGGAAACCTATTCTGGTTCCTAACCGTCTTCTACTTTGTAGATGCAATCGGTTATGCCATCTGGTGGTACAACACCAATGGTGGTTACGAGCCAATTGGTACCGCGGCTATCGCGATGCTCGGCTTTATGTCGGCTTTCTTGGCGTTCTACATCAAGAAGACCCACAAGGTACAGGGTCCGGTTCCTGAGGACCGCCTAGACGCAAACATCGAAGATGGTGACTCTGAGATTGGCTACTTCGCCCCTTGGAGCTGGTGGCCACTATTCCTTGGTCTATTCGCATCGATGGCTTTCGCAGCCTTGGCAGTGGGTTGGTGGCTGTTCTTCATCGCCTTCCCACTCTGCTTGGTAGCGATCATCGGATTCGTATTCGAACGTAGCCGTGGCCTAAACGCCCACTAA
- a CDS encoding DUF3043 domain-containing protein, producing the protein MTEQKKSAEPKGRPTPSRKEREALNRKPLVGDRSPEARAAAKARLKEERLRAREGMARGDEKYLSARDRGPQRAFVRDYVDSRFTAGEMVMPTLFLVIIISAIDSYIVQLTTLVAMWLLFIVVGVNATLIGRGATKELAEKYGADKVESGLRWYAAMRSIQMRPMRLPKARVKRGRKK; encoded by the coding sequence ATGACCGAGCAAAAGAAATCTGCCGAGCCAAAGGGGCGCCCTACCCCGAGCCGTAAAGAACGCGAAGCGCTAAACCGCAAGCCACTGGTTGGCGACCGAAGCCCAGAGGCTCGTGCCGCTGCCAAGGCTCGCCTGAAAGAAGAACGTCTACGCGCACGCGAGGGTATGGCTCGAGGCGACGAGAAGTACCTAAGTGCTCGCGACCGAGGACCACAGCGCGCTTTTGTGCGTGACTACGTGGACTCAAGATTCACTGCCGGCGAAATGGTTATGCCGACGCTGTTTTTGGTCATCATCATCTCGGCCATCGACAGCTACATTGTTCAGCTGACCACACTGGTCGCCATGTGGTTGTTGTTCATTGTTGTGGGTGTAAATGCAACTTTGATCGGCCGCGGAGCTACCAAGGAACTTGCCGAAAAGTATGGAGCCGACAAGGTAGAGTCAGGCCTTCGCTGGTACGCCGCGATGCGCTCGATTCAGATGCGCCCAATGCGCTTGCCAAAAGCCCGTGTAAAGCGCGGCCGCAAAAAGTAG
- a CDS encoding dipeptidase gives MTSVPDSEFSRFAQDSASSVDNRFEVTLSSLIELSKVPGIAWEAFDSSNLDTSAQMVADLFRNLNIFDFVEVRRSAVDGKPGAPAVIARRAAKNGKPQVLLYAHHDVQPPGNIDDWKTKPFEPVRTEDRIFGRGVADDKAGIVAHLAALQALVDSKGKDFDLGISLFIEGEEEAGSPTFRNFLEENQADLAADVIIVADSGNWTTEIPALTTTLRGLVSVVVQVKTLDHAVHSGMYGGAVPDAMLATIKLLASLHDDQGEVAVAGLKSAQTDELAYSENSLRQDSGLLPNTQTIGSGGILQRIWGKPAITVIGIDGQPVALSSNTLLPSVRAKISMRIAPGQDPAEALNLLKAHLLGHTPFGAELSFGEVELGKPFDMDDSGWAAQLVKKSLAHGWSAAPVNIGIGGSIPFIADLTEVFPSAQILVTGVEDPDSRAHSPNESVHIESLRKAMVSEAIFLLAGNELQL, from the coding sequence ATGACCTCAGTGCCAGACTCAGAATTCAGCCGATTTGCCCAAGATTCGGCCTCCAGTGTCGACAACCGCTTTGAGGTCACGCTTAGCTCGCTTATTGAGCTATCCAAGGTGCCTGGAATCGCCTGGGAGGCCTTTGATAGTTCAAATCTTGATACCAGCGCTCAGATGGTCGCTGATTTGTTCAGAAACCTAAATATTTTTGACTTTGTCGAGGTTAGAAGATCCGCAGTTGACGGAAAACCCGGCGCACCGGCTGTTATCGCCAGACGAGCTGCCAAAAACGGCAAACCTCAGGTGCTCCTCTATGCCCATCATGATGTTCAGCCGCCGGGCAACATAGATGACTGGAAAACCAAACCATTCGAGCCGGTAAGAACCGAGGATCGAATTTTTGGCAGGGGAGTGGCTGACGACAAGGCGGGCATTGTTGCCCACCTGGCAGCACTACAGGCCCTAGTCGATTCGAAGGGTAAAGACTTTGACCTCGGTATTTCACTCTTCATTGAGGGTGAGGAGGAGGCCGGTTCTCCCACCTTCAGAAACTTTCTCGAAGAAAACCAAGCTGATCTAGCCGCTGATGTAATCATCGTTGCCGACTCAGGAAACTGGACCACCGAAATTCCTGCCCTGACTACCACCCTCCGAGGATTGGTTTCGGTGGTTGTTCAGGTGAAGACCCTGGATCATGCCGTGCACTCAGGAATGTACGGGGGAGCGGTGCCCGATGCGATGTTAGCCACAATCAAATTACTCGCCAGCCTGCATGATGACCAAGGTGAGGTTGCGGTAGCGGGCCTCAAATCAGCCCAAACCGACGAACTGGCCTATTCCGAGAATTCTCTGAGGCAGGACTCAGGGCTTTTGCCTAACACTCAAACAATCGGATCTGGCGGCATCCTGCAGAGAATTTGGGGCAAGCCGGCCATCACTGTAATCGGTATCGACGGGCAACCAGTTGCCCTGTCCTCGAACACCCTTTTACCGAGTGTGAGGGCCAAAATCAGCATGAGAATAGCACCGGGGCAAGATCCGGCCGAGGCGCTGAACCTCCTAAAAGCTCATCTTCTAGGTCACACGCCGTTTGGTGCTGAGCTTTCATTTGGTGAAGTTGAATTGGGCAAGCCTTTTGACATGGATGATTCTGGCTGGGCAGCTCAGTTGGTAAAGAAATCCTTGGCTCACGGATGGAGTGCGGCTCCGGTGAACATTGGTATCGGCGGCTCAATTCCTTTCATCGCAGACTTGACCGAGGTATTTCCGTCGGCCCAAATTCTGGTTACCGGAGTTGAGGACCCAGATTCGCGAGCTCACAGCCCTAACGAATCCGTTCACATTGAAAGCCTAAGAAAAGCCATGGTTTCTGAGGCGATTTTCCTGCTTGCAGGGAATGAACTTCAGCTCTGA
- a CDS encoding TipAS antibiotic-recognition domain-containing protein: MTFEPTASSHHASLHTNQEQYNEYKRGHDHIAQNIAALMVEGNSADSEAIQEWIGKHYAYVCQFWTPNRVAYKSLALTYTMDPAFKATYEAYEPGLAVFIQRAIYYWADANLA; the protein is encoded by the coding sequence GTGACTTTCGAACCAACAGCCAGCTCTCACCACGCGAGTCTGCACACCAACCAAGAGCAGTACAACGAGTACAAGCGCGGCCATGATCATATTGCCCAGAACATCGCAGCTCTCATGGTTGAAGGCAATTCGGCTGATTCTGAAGCCATTCAGGAGTGGATTGGAAAGCACTACGCCTACGTATGCCAGTTCTGGACTCCAAATAGGGTGGCCTACAAATCTCTGGCACTAACCTACACAATGGATCCGGCATTCAAAGCAACGTACGAGGCCTACGAGCCTGGGTTGGCAGTGTTCATCCAACGGGCTATTTACTACTGGGCAGACGCCAACCTCGCTTGA
- the ctaD gene encoding cytochrome c oxidase subunit I, producing MATATATKPAYGTSKKTKGQILVDWLTTTDHKKIGYLYLITSFAYFLIGGVMALVIRAQLAAPGLDIVQTKEQYNQLFTMHGTIMLLMFATPLFAAFANILMPVQIGAPDVAFPRLNAIAYWFYFFGSFVAVAGFFTPQGAASFGWFAYAPLNSTTFSPGLGGDLWVFGLALSGFGTIMGGVNFITTILTMRAPGMTMFRLPIFVWNTLVTSILVIMCFPPLAAALFALGADRRFDAHIFDPANGGPMLWQHLFWFFGHPEVYILALPFFGIISEIFPVFSRKPIFGYKTLVYATIAIAALSMTVWAHHMYVTGSVLLPFFAFTTMLIAVPTGVKIFNWIGTFWKGSVSFETPMLYALGFLTTFIFGGLTGVILASPALDFHLSDSYFVVAHFHYVVFGTVVFAMFAGIYFWYPKMTGKMLNERLGKIQFWLLFTGFHVTFLIQHWLGIIGMPRRYATYLPEDGFTWMNGVSTAGSALLALSVIPFLWNIYITARKGEKTTLNDPWGYGRSLEWATATPFPRHNFTSIPRVRSESPAFDLNHPEYAAPEAKASAAPKK from the coding sequence ATGGCTACCGCAACTGCAACCAAGCCGGCCTACGGAACTTCTAAGAAGACCAAGGGACAGATCCTGGTCGACTGGCTAACCACAACCGATCACAAGAAGATCGGTTACCTGTACCTAATTACCTCGTTCGCATACTTCCTTATCGGTGGTGTGATGGCATTGGTAATTCGTGCCCAGCTGGCTGCCCCTGGTCTTGACATCGTTCAGACCAAAGAGCAGTACAACCAGTTGTTCACCATGCACGGAACCATCATGTTGCTGATGTTCGCGACCCCATTGTTTGCGGCATTCGCCAACATCTTGATGCCAGTTCAGATTGGTGCTCCAGACGTGGCATTCCCTCGTCTAAACGCCATCGCCTACTGGTTCTACTTCTTCGGTTCATTCGTAGCTGTTGCTGGTTTCTTCACCCCACAGGGTGCAGCAAGCTTCGGTTGGTTTGCTTACGCTCCGCTAAACAGCACCACATTCTCGCCTGGTCTAGGTGGCGACCTGTGGGTATTCGGTCTTGCCCTTAGCGGTTTCGGAACCATCATGGGTGGTGTCAACTTCATCACCACGATTTTGACGATGCGTGCTCCTGGTATGACCATGTTCCGTTTGCCAATTTTTGTTTGGAACACTCTGGTTACCTCGATTCTGGTCATCATGTGTTTCCCTCCTCTTGCGGCTGCACTGTTTGCACTGGGTGCCGACCGTCGTTTCGACGCTCACATCTTCGACCCAGCTAACGGTGGCCCAATGCTTTGGCAGCACCTGTTCTGGTTCTTCGGCCACCCAGAGGTTTACATCCTTGCGTTGCCGTTCTTCGGAATCATTTCTGAAATCTTCCCGGTCTTCAGCCGCAAGCCAATCTTTGGTTACAAGACCTTGGTCTACGCAACCATCGCTATTGCTGCGCTGTCGATGACTGTTTGGGCGCACCATATGTACGTGACCGGTTCGGTGCTACTACCGTTCTTCGCGTTCACCACCATGCTTATCGCAGTGCCTACCGGTGTAAAGATCTTCAACTGGATTGGTACCTTCTGGAAGGGCTCAGTCTCGTTCGAAACCCCAATGCTTTACGCACTGGGCTTCTTGACTACCTTCATCTTCGGTGGTTTGACCGGTGTAATCCTTGCTTCACCAGCACTGGACTTCCACCTGTCTGACAGCTACTTCGTAGTTGCTCACTTCCACTACGTAGTCTTCGGTACCGTTGTGTTCGCAATGTTTGCCGGTATCTACTTCTGGTACCCAAAGATGACCGGAAAGATGCTGAACGAGCGCCTAGGAAAGATCCAGTTCTGGCTATTGTTCACCGGTTTCCACGTGACCTTCTTGATTCAGCACTGGTTGGGCATCATCGGTATGCCACGTCGTTACGCGACCTACCTGCCTGAAGACGGTTTCACCTGGATGAACGGCGTTTCAACAGCTGGTTCGGCATTGCTAGCACTGTCTGTGATTCCGTTCCTATGGAATATCTACATCACCGCTCGTAAGGGTGAAAAGACCACCCTGAACGACCCATGGGGCTACGGACGCTCACTTGAGTGGGCTACAGCTACTCCGTTCCCACGCCACAACTTCACCTCAATTCCACGTGTGCGTTCAGAGTCTCCAGCATTCGACTTGAACCACCCAGAGTACGCAGCGCCTGAGGCTAAGGCTTCTGCTGCACCAAAGAAGTAA
- a CDS encoding heme-copper oxidase subunit III has protein sequence MTTLSAPVINRPSSTSVGTIVWLGSEVMFFAGLFAMYFSLRANSPEIWAHDTAILNVPFALVNTIILVASSFTAQFGVFAAERLQPRATGWSPAKWGVAEWFMLSYFLGAIFVAGQVWEYATLISEGVALNSNSYGSAFYITTGFHALHVTGGLVAFLLIIGRTYAAKKYGHYEATSAIVVSYYWHFVDVVWIGLFLIVYVLK, from the coding sequence ATGACGACCTTAAGCGCACCTGTCATTAACCGCCCAAGTTCAACCTCGGTTGGAACAATCGTTTGGCTTGGAAGCGAGGTGATGTTCTTTGCTGGCCTTTTCGCGATGTACTTCAGCCTTCGCGCAAACTCGCCTGAAATCTGGGCTCACGACACAGCAATCCTGAACGTTCCGTTCGCTCTGGTGAATACCATCATTTTGGTCGCCTCATCTTTCACCGCTCAGTTCGGTGTTTTTGCTGCTGAGCGCCTTCAGCCACGTGCAACCGGTTGGTCACCAGCCAAGTGGGGCGTGGCCGAGTGGTTCATGCTCAGCTACTTCTTGGGTGCAATCTTCGTGGCCGGTCAGGTCTGGGAGTACGCCACCTTGATCTCTGAGGGTGTTGCTCTCAACTCAAACTCTTACGGCAGCGCCTTCTACATCACCACCGGGTTCCACGCACTTCACGTAACCGGCGGTCTAGTCGCGTTCCTGCTAATCATCGGCCGCACCTACGCAGCCAAGAAGTACGGTCACTACGAGGCAACCAGTGCCATCGTGGTTTCTTACTACTGGCACTTCGTTGACGTGGTCTGGATCGGCCTGTTCCTTATTGTTTACGTTTTGAAATAA
- a CDS encoding quinone-dependent dihydroorotate dehydrogenase, with product MYRLIFKLFFARLDAEQAHHIGMFGIRFAGAIGLTKLARVRTSGRGSVQAFGLHFDAPFGVAAGFDKNAVAIKALGELGFSHVEIGTVTAIPQGGNEKPRLFRLIPDRALINRMGFNNDGAQVVANRLEKLRARHGSNLPVIGVNIGKSRVVEVEQAESDYRASARLLAPHADYLAVNVSSPNTPGLRSLQSVEALAPILTAVLQEAGSTPVLVKIAPDLADEDIAAVADLAFDIGLAGLIATNTTISRDGLKTNPNIVAAAGAGGLSGAPLKARSLEVLRLLRARLNGRVAIISVGGIETAAEAQERLDNGATLVQGYTGFIYEGPLWARRINRELTR from the coding sequence CTGTATCGCCTAATTTTTAAACTTTTCTTCGCTCGTCTAGATGCTGAGCAAGCTCACCACATCGGAATGTTTGGCATTCGGTTTGCGGGTGCCATTGGGCTCACAAAGTTGGCTCGGGTTCGCACCAGCGGTCGCGGATCAGTCCAGGCTTTTGGTCTTCACTTCGATGCTCCATTTGGTGTAGCCGCTGGCTTTGACAAAAATGCAGTGGCTATCAAAGCTCTCGGAGAGCTTGGGTTCTCTCACGTTGAAATTGGCACCGTAACGGCAATTCCTCAGGGTGGCAACGAAAAACCACGCTTGTTTCGCTTGATTCCTGACCGTGCCCTGATTAACCGCATGGGATTTAACAACGATGGCGCTCAGGTCGTGGCAAATCGGTTAGAGAAACTCAGGGCCCGTCACGGTTCAAACCTGCCGGTCATCGGCGTCAACATTGGCAAGAGTCGAGTGGTTGAGGTTGAGCAGGCAGAATCTGACTATCGAGCCAGCGCTCGTTTGCTAGCTCCACATGCTGACTATTTGGCAGTGAATGTTTCATCACCAAATACGCCAGGTCTGCGTTCGCTGCAATCGGTTGAAGCCTTGGCGCCAATCCTGACTGCTGTGCTACAAGAAGCAGGAAGCACCCCGGTGCTAGTAAAGATTGCCCCAGATCTTGCTGATGAGGACATTGCGGCAGTTGCAGATTTGGCATTTGACATCGGGTTGGCCGGTTTGATTGCTACCAACACAACAATTTCTCGCGATGGCCTCAAAACTAACCCCAACATCGTCGCTGCAGCTGGCGCCGGAGGGCTTTCGGGCGCTCCGCTCAAGGCAAGATCGCTCGAGGTGCTCCGCTTGCTTAGGGCTCGCCTAAATGGCCGGGTTGCCATTATTTCTGTTGGCGGAATCGAAACCGCGGCTGAAGCGCAAGAACGCTTGGATAACGGTGCAACCCTGGTCCAGGGTTACACAGGATTTATCTACGAGGGTCCGCTCTGGGCAAGGCGAATCAACCGCGAACTAACTCGCTAA